A window from Fusarium musae strain F31 chromosome 8, whole genome shotgun sequence encodes these proteins:
- a CDS encoding hypothetical protein (EggNog:ENOG41) produces the protein MSDYKPTEHDGLRKDGQPDGRVGTGEFAHGKVDPHKAGEQGGKTSGSGEGLGSSDSSGGDYKPTEHGGLKKDGSPDQRVKGN, from the exons atgtctgacTACAAGCCCACTG AGCACGACGGCCTCCGCAAGGACGGTCAGCCTGACGGTCGTGTCGGCACCGGCGAGTTCGCTCACGGCAAGGTCGACCCCCACAAGGCCGGCGAGCAGGGCGGAAAGACTTCCGGCTCCGGCGAGGGTCTTGGAAGCTCCGACAGCAGCGGTGGTGACTACAAGCCCACTGAGCATGGTGGCCTGAAGAAGGATGGCAGCCCTGACCAGCGTGTCAAGGGTAACTAA